The following proteins are encoded in a genomic region of Deltaproteobacteria bacterium:
- the tuf gene encoding elongation factor Tu (EF-Tu; promotes GTP-dependent binding of aminoacyl-tRNA to the A-site of ribosomes during protein biosynthesis; when the tRNA anticodon matches the mRNA codon, GTP hydrolysis results; the inactive EF-Tu-GDP leaves the ribosome and release of GDP is promoted by elongation factor Ts; many prokaryotes have two copies of the gene encoding EF-Tu): PQFYFRTTDVTGTVKLPEKVEMVMPGDNIGLEVELITPIAMEKELRFAIREGGRTVGAGVVTQIIE, encoded by the coding sequence TCCGCAGTTTTATTTTCGGACGACGGATGTGACGGGCACCGTCAAACTTCCGGAGAAGGTGGAGATGGTGATGCCTGGGGACAATATTGGTTTGGAGGTGGAGTTGATCACGCCGATTGCGATGGAGAAAGAACTCCGGTTCGCCATTCGCGAAGGGGGCCGGACGGTGGGTGCGGGGGTGGTCACGCAGA